The following are encoded together in the Blautia obeum ATCC 29174 genome:
- a CDS encoding CapA family protein, which yields MKKNKNIPLNLKEQINSRIGLICSIVVMLLLVLVFHQLDYQLIQKPADQAAKEAAKQKEEAEAAAKAPEISTATVVAVGDNLFHDSLIESGKSDSGTWNYDKIYENVKDEIQAADIAMVDQETVFTTDHDAVSGYPSFATPTEVGDALINAGFDVIESATNHIDDYGYDCMAQTLNYWKTSHPDVPVLGIHETEEDANSVKVLEVNGIKISFLDYTYGTNNSGAGEGKEYMIDIFEKDKVASMIQKAKENSDVLIFVAHWGKEMEPMPTEYEKEWATFLMQQGVDVVIGGHPHTLQPYGTMSDKEGHSMLLFYSLGNFVSTQESFDALLEGMGCFTIQKTVKDGQTSIEIIDPQIKPMVMHYNKDAGVFSPYMLSDYTEELASQHELRTVLGDDSFTLANLQNRFKEIMSLTVKPSSNTDLLDVTFNSDGDMVNSNGEYVDDTWSVSAANAQDDTAADNSDSSDDSSDSSDDSSDSSDDYDYSDSSDNSDDSDYSDESDYSDDSDYSDDSEY from the coding sequence AAACATCCCCTTAAACCTGAAAGAACAGATCAATTCCCGCATTGGCCTGATCTGTTCCATTGTAGTCATGCTCCTTCTGGTTCTTGTTTTTCACCAGCTTGATTATCAACTGATCCAGAAACCTGCAGACCAGGCTGCAAAAGAAGCAGCCAAGCAAAAGGAAGAAGCCGAGGCAGCTGCCAAAGCTCCGGAAATTTCCACTGCAACTGTTGTCGCAGTCGGTGACAATCTCTTTCATGATTCACTGATTGAATCCGGCAAATCCGACTCTGGTACATGGAACTATGACAAAATTTACGAAAATGTCAAAGATGAGATCCAGGCTGCCGATATTGCCATGGTAGACCAGGAAACCGTCTTTACAACAGACCATGATGCTGTCAGCGGTTATCCATCCTTTGCAACTCCGACGGAAGTTGGTGATGCACTGATCAATGCAGGATTCGATGTAATCGAGTCTGCAACCAATCATATCGATGACTACGGATATGACTGTATGGCACAGACACTGAATTACTGGAAAACCAGCCATCCGGATGTACCGGTTCTCGGAATCCATGAGACAGAAGAAGATGCAAATTCCGTCAAAGTGCTGGAGGTAAACGGTATTAAGATTTCTTTCCTTGATTATACATATGGTACCAACAATTCCGGTGCCGGCGAAGGCAAAGAATACATGATCGACATCTTTGAAAAAGACAAAGTAGCTTCCATGATCCAGAAAGCCAAAGAAAACAGCGATGTATTGATCTTTGTCGCTCACTGGGGCAAAGAAATGGAACCAATGCCTACTGAATACGAAAAAGAATGGGCAACCTTCCTTATGCAGCAGGGTGTTGACGTTGTGATCGGCGGTCATCCGCATACCCTTCAGCCATACGGAACTATGTCTGATAAAGAAGGCCACAGTATGCTGCTCTTCTATTCACTCGGAAACTTCGTATCCACTCAGGAGTCTTTTGATGCACTTCTCGAAGGAATGGGCTGCTTCACTATCCAGAAAACAGTCAAAGACGGACAGACTTCTATCGAGATCATTGATCCGCAGATCAAGCCAATGGTAATGCATTACAACAAAGACGCTGGCGTATTCAGTCCGTACATGCTGTCCGATTACACCGAAGAACTTGCTTCACAGCATGAACTACGAACAGTCCTTGGAGATGACTCCTTTACACTCGCCAACCTTCAGAACCGCTTTAAAGAAATCATGTCCCTGACCGTAAAACCATCCTCCAACACCGATCTCCTCGATGTTACCTTCAATTCCGATGGTGATATGGTCAACTCTAATGGAGAATACGTAGACGATACCTGGTCTGTAAGTGCAGCCAACGCCCAGGATGATACCGCTGCCGATAACTCCGACAGCTCTGATGACTCCTCAGACAGTTCTGATGATAGTTCCGACTCGTCTGACGACTACGATTACAGTGACTCATCAGACAACTCTGATGACTCCGACTACTCCGACGAGTCTGATTACAGTGATGACTCCGACTATTCAGACGACTCTGAATACTAA
- a CDS encoding TatD family hydrolase gives METHMIFETHAHYDDEAFEQDREALLNSMEAHGIGHIVNACASIESLKATEELMEKYPFVYGAFGIHPDDAEKMTEDTLNEIRRLCHLPKAVAIGEIGLDYYWHKEEREHEIQKKMFRAQMEIAREEKMPFMIHSRDAARDTLELVKECMKEGMHGGIIHCFSYGKEIAREYLNMGLYLGIGGVVTFKSAKKLKEVVEYAPLEQLVLETDSPYLSPEPNRGKRNSSLNLPYVAAMIAELKGISGEEVIAVTEENAKRLLFRK, from the coding sequence ATGGAAACACATATGATTTTTGAGACACATGCACATTATGATGATGAGGCTTTTGAACAGGACAGAGAGGCATTATTGAATTCTATGGAAGCACATGGAATTGGACATATTGTAAATGCATGTGCATCGATCGAGAGTCTGAAAGCGACAGAAGAACTGATGGAAAAATATCCCTTTGTCTATGGCGCCTTTGGAATTCACCCGGATGATGCAGAAAAGATGACAGAGGATACATTGAATGAAATCCGTCGTCTGTGCCATCTGCCAAAGGCAGTTGCGATCGGAGAGATTGGATTGGATTATTACTGGCATAAAGAAGAACGGGAACATGAGATTCAGAAGAAGATGTTTCGCGCACAGATGGAGATTGCCAGAGAGGAAAAAATGCCGTTTATGATCCACAGCAGGGATGCAGCCAGGGATACGCTGGAGCTGGTGAAGGAATGCATGAAAGAGGGAATGCATGGAGGGATTATCCATTGTTTTTCTTATGGAAAGGAAATAGCAAGGGAATACCTGAATATGGGACTTTATCTTGGAATTGGCGGAGTTGTAACGTTTAAGAGTGCGAAGAAGCTGAAGGAAGTGGTGGAGTATGCGCCGCTTGAGCAGCTTGTGTTGGAGACGGACAGTCCGTACTTAAGTCCGGAGCCGAATCGTGGTAAAAGAAACAGTTCGCTGAATCTTCCGTATGTGGCAGCGATGATCGCGGAGCTGAAAGGAATCAGCGGCGAAGAAGTGATCGCTGTGACAGAGGAGAATGCAAAGCGGCTTTTGTTCCGGAAGTGA
- a CDS encoding MOSC domain-containing protein, with amino-acid sequence MGKVIAVCISEKKGTQKHPVEEAEFVEDWGIKNDAHAGKWHRQVSLLSYEKIEAFRARGAEVEDGAFGENLVVQGFDFSSLPVGTRFRCGEVVLEMTQIGKECHHGCAIFQKMGDCIMPREGVFTRVLHGGSIRAGMEFEQIDGVNRDESL; translated from the coding sequence ATGGGTAAAGTGATCGCAGTCTGTATCAGTGAAAAAAAGGGGACGCAGAAACATCCGGTAGAGGAAGCAGAATTTGTAGAGGACTGGGGAATTAAAAATGATGCACATGCAGGCAAATGGCATCGACAGGTCAGCCTTCTGTCTTATGAAAAAATAGAAGCTTTTCGTGCGAGAGGTGCCGAAGTAGAGGATGGAGCGTTTGGAGAAAATCTTGTAGTGCAGGGGTTTGATTTTTCATCACTTCCGGTTGGAACCAGATTTCGTTGTGGAGAAGTTGTTCTGGAAATGACGCAGATTGGTAAGGAATGCCATCATGGATGTGCAATCTTTCAGAAGATGGGGGATTGTATTATGCCGCGAGAGGGTGTTTTTACAAGAGTTCTGCATGGAGGAAGCATCCGTGCGGGAATGGAGTTTGAACAGATTGACGGAGTAAACAGAGATGAGAGTTTATGA
- the moaC gene encoding cyclic pyranopterin monophosphate synthase MoaC, translated as MENGLTHFDKEGNAVMVDVSGKNVTYRTALATGYIAVGPEIMACVTEGNVKKGDVLGVARVAGIMGVKKTSELIPMCHPLPIQKCAIDYELDQEKNRIHVLCTVKTEGKTGVEMEALTGVQVTLLTIYDMCKAIDKHMVMSEIHLIEKTGGKSGDFRFEEEQ; from the coding sequence ATGGAAAATGGACTTACACATTTTGATAAAGAAGGAAATGCAGTGATGGTGGATGTTTCCGGAAAGAATGTTACTTATCGGACTGCACTGGCAACCGGATATATTGCGGTAGGTCCGGAGATCATGGCATGCGTTACGGAGGGAAATGTCAAAAAAGGCGATGTCCTTGGCGTGGCGAGGGTGGCTGGAATCATGGGCGTGAAAAAAACATCTGAATTGATTCCCATGTGTCATCCGCTTCCGATTCAGAAATGTGCGATCGATTATGAACTGGATCAGGAAAAGAACCGGATACATGTTTTATGTACCGTAAAAACGGAGGGAAAGACAGGTGTGGAAATGGAGGCCCTGACTGGTGTTCAGGTAACGCTTCTGACAATTTATGACATGTGCAAGGCCATCGACAAACACATGGTTATGTCAGAGATTCATCTGATAGAAAAAACAGGAGGAAAGAGCGGAGATTTTCGTTTTGAGGAAGAACAATGA
- the moaA gene encoding GTP 3',8-cyclase MoaA, producing MIDRCGRNIDYLRISVTDRCNLRCIYCMPEEGIRLTEREKILQEPEIIRVCKVMAELGITKIKITGGEPLVRSRIPELIYQIKEISGIEKVTLTTNGILLKGQMKALAESGLDSLNISLDTLDRECFCKITRRDLLDGTLDGIKEAMKYPEVQLKINCVPLGLEEQDLCGIAEFARKNPVHVRFIEMMPIGYGSSFAGMTQEKIMNLVEQKFGKMIPYNGKPLGNGPCTYYTVDGFEGKIGFISAISHKFCSQCNRIRLTSQGYLKTCLQYTAGRDLRAVLRNGGTDEELKDRIRAALAEKPDGHHFREKAKEDDTESLCMSQIGG from the coding sequence ATGATTGACCGTTGTGGGAGAAATATAGATTATCTCCGGATTTCCGTGACAGACCGTTGTAATCTCCGGTGTATTTATTGTATGCCGGAGGAGGGAATCCGGCTGACAGAGCGAGAAAAAATCTTGCAGGAGCCGGAGATCATTCGCGTATGCAAAGTGATGGCGGAACTTGGAATCACAAAAATTAAGATTACCGGAGGGGAACCATTAGTGCGTTCGCGGATTCCGGAACTGATTTACCAGATAAAGGAAATCTCAGGGATTGAGAAGGTCACACTGACGACAAATGGAATCCTTCTGAAAGGACAGATGAAGGCACTCGCAGAATCCGGGCTGGACAGTCTGAACATCAGCCTTGATACTCTGGACAGAGAATGTTTCTGCAAAATTACCCGAAGGGATCTTTTGGATGGAACACTTGATGGAATCAAAGAGGCAATGAAATATCCGGAAGTACAGTTAAAGATCAATTGTGTTCCACTGGGATTGGAAGAACAGGATCTTTGTGGGATAGCAGAGTTTGCACGTAAAAATCCGGTTCATGTACGTTTTATTGAAATGATGCCGATTGGATATGGAAGTTCTTTTGCAGGAATGACACAGGAAAAGATTATGAATTTGGTGGAACAGAAATTTGGAAAAATGATTCCATATAATGGAAAACCTCTTGGAAATGGGCCATGTACGTATTATACTGTTGATGGATTTGAGGGAAAAATTGGGTTTATCAGCGCAATCAGCCATAAATTCTGCAGCCAGTGTAATCGTATACGGCTTACGTCACAGGGATATCTGAAAACCTGTCTGCAATATACGGCGGGACGTGATCTGCGTGCCGTTCTCAGAAACGGAGGAACAGATGAGGAGCTGAAGGACAGGATCAGAGCCGCACTGGCAGAAAAACCGGATGGCCATCATTTCAGAGAAAAAGCAAAAGAAGACGATACAGAGAGTTTGTGCATGTCACAGATAGGAGGATAA
- a CDS encoding MogA/MoaB family molybdenum cofactor biosynthesis protein, with translation MKRAAIITASDSGYRGEREDLSGPAIREILEREGYEVISMDILPDDQVMLAGKLQEIADSEKAELILTTGGTGFSERDVTPEATEEVIERKVPGIPEAIRAYSMTITKRAMLSRATAGIRGKTLIINLPGSPKAVRESLEYIIDALGHGIEILTGEAGNCARK, from the coding sequence ATGAAACGCGCAGCAATTATAACAGCAAGTGATTCCGGATACAGGGGAGAACGGGAAGATTTAAGCGGGCCCGCGATCAGGGAGATTCTGGAAAGAGAAGGATATGAAGTGATTTCCATGGATATCCTTCCGGATGATCAGGTAATGCTTGCAGGTAAATTGCAGGAAATAGCAGATTCAGAAAAAGCAGAATTGATTTTGACGACAGGTGGAACTGGTTTTTCTGAGAGAGATGTAACGCCGGAAGCAACAGAGGAAGTCATTGAACGTAAGGTTCCGGGAATTCCGGAAGCGATTCGTGCTTATAGTATGACGATCACAAAGCGTGCAATGTTGAGCCGTGCAACTGCAGGAATTCGAGGAAAGACACTGATCATCAATCTGCCGGGAAGTCCAAAGGCAGTGCGGGAAAGTCTGGAATATATCATTGATGCACTGGGACATGGAATAGAGATCCTTACGGGCGAAGCCGGTAATTGTGCACGAAAATAA